The stretch of DNA ACAAATATCTTCTGTTAAAATGAAAACTAAGTTGGATATGAGTTATCATGTCTACATCCTAGAACAATAAGTTAGAACGTTGACTCAGCCACGTCAAATTTCTGGATGATAGCCAcaagcatttggatgttgacaCTAAATAGGTTGTGTGTTGCAAAAATGTAATACTCGTGGTTGTAGTGGGATTTAAGGGGTTTAAAAGGtagttttagaatatgaaatgagaattattgacatttataaaatgtttcttttccttcccagggtaaaagatcttaaaattaaaactaggtATATAATTGGTCTGGTCCAATCTGGGAGGGGTCACGGACCGAAAACTTTGGTCTATCATTTTTGCTGGATCAAACCATTAGTTATTGGTCCAGTGGTTTCATTTGGtcaatgaacattttttttcctcttttcttttttttttaacaaaaaaattaatacaaatgcTTTCGAGTACCAATGGAACTTggcaaattctcaaaatctgaATAAGGTATAGTTAACAGACGTAAAGACTTGAATCTTGAGATGCATGCTTCAACTGAGGACACGTGTGGTTCGTTTCGGTACATGATGCTCCTCACATTAGTTAACTTGTTTGAGAACTTCGAAACTTGTTGGCTACTAGATGAAATTGACAAATGACGAACTGTCGAGGCCATGTCTTTATTGTCAGAGTCTATTTCCGACCACTCTTCATGGCCAATAGAGAGTACAAGATCATGGACGAGATCATGCATTTTGAAGGAATACATgccaaaaagattttcttgaagatCTAATTGGAAAAAACATATCGACATTAACTCTTTAATGTACAATTCTGCAATATCTTCCAACTCTTGTTTTTTGTTAGGAGACATTTGGATGATTAATCCATGTGCCACCCATTGTTCAATTAAAAGGATATTACTGAAATCATAATCCTTTGGAAAATTAACGCAATAAGCAAAGCATCGCTTCAAATGAATTGGCATTTGATTATAGCTCAATTGCAATGCAGGTAAGATGcctccctcattttcttccaattcCCAAATCTCGTTACCTCTCACCAATTCCCACTCGCTTTCATCGACTTTTGAATAAAGTAGACCACCTAAACTCTTCAGGGCCAGTGGAACCCCTTTACACTTTTTCACTATTTCATCTGCAATTGGCAAGAGATTTGGATATAGTTTGTCTTCTCCTTCCTTGAATGCACATTTCACAAACAAAGACaaactttcttcttttgataGACCTTCTACAGAATGTGTATAAACAGGGTCTAAAACGGAAGAAACCCTGTGACTACGTGTCGTTACAACAATGACACTTCCATGCGACCCTCCATTAAGCAAATCTCTCAGTTCAGtccatttatttctattttcattccAGACATCATCTAAAACTAGTAGAAACCTTTTATCCTTTAAAAGTTCTCTCAAACTAGTCTGCAATGTATCTTCATTACTTGAATTCTTATCAACTCTACCACCAGCAGATTTAAGGATGTCTTTCACCAATCTTGTAACATTAAAATTCTCAGGTACACAAACCCACATTCTCAACTGAAAATGTTTAACTACGGATTCGTCATTGTAAACAACCTTGGCAAGTGTGGTCTTTCCCATACCTCCTAATCCAACTATGgcaattatattaagatttctAGTGGGATTTGGGTGcatcaaactcttttttatttcttctttgtcaCCATCCCTACTGAATACTGTTGAAGGATCAATAAAGGAATGGGTCTTCTCCCTCCACAGGGGATTGACATGCACCTCTTCATGCCGCTCAGTGAGATTAAACTGAACCTTATCAGCATTAATCTCATCTAACCTCTCTCTAATGTCCTTGATTTTGTGAGCCAGTTTTAAACGGGATGAAAGTGCCATGAATGAACAAAAGAAATGGCATACCTTTGCCATAGCGCTTCCATATGTCGTAATCGCTTGCTTCCTTAAAGCTTCGTACTCAAGTTCATCTACCACATCCTCTGCgacatataagatatttttaagcCGTCCAAGCCAGATGCTCAGCATGGGGTTGTTTGCTTGCTTGTCTTcagcatccaagagcacgatctTAAGGATAGAAATCGTGCTCTCAAGTTTATGCAGGTCGCTCTGGACACCCCATGCCAAGTAGAGCTCTTGATAAACCAAAGAGCCTAATTTCTTCAAGAGACTACTGGCGAGGCTAGAGGCAAGATCAGCCATGTTTTTCTTCAGGAAGGAAGTGGATAAATTGAAACCGTATTTCTGGCCTCTTGGTTGATATAGTTGACTTAACTTCCAGAAAAACCAAGTGGATAGGAATTATTTTaagtggaaaatgataaaaataatgacaacTATACTGCAACTaagagtaaaaaattaatatttttcgtatgatttgagttataatttaaaaaattaaggaagttAATTTCAACATGACGATCAAAGACAGGCTGTATGTCCTATTGCATTGGTGAATGGAACAGACAAGACAATCACTCTTccaacttttaaaactaattagttTTTATGGTGGATGTGCAAATATGTAAAGTAATCACTTCATTGTTGATAAACGTGAGATCAatcatttttcagaaatttaattttctctttgaagattataaagttttctctttaattttatttgaatttgagctGTCCAACCCAGATGCTCTGAGCTTGGGATTGCGTGACTGCTTGTATTtggcatccaagagcacgatctTAACGGTAGAAATCGTGCGCCCCGGCTTTCCCAGCCCATAGCCAAGCAGAGCACTtgataaacttttaaatatgttaaaattaatttatttttaaatatgttaaagattataaaatttaaaattcagaatttgaatttaaaataaaaataaattaataaaataagttttataagtaaaaatataaataaaattataagtagcattatttatttttaaatatactccctggagatgaaaaatattggaatCGAGCAGGAtaggttgaagaaaaagttaTCATTTCAATTAACACTCGCCCTTCTGTCATTCAGTTTGGTTGGTTAGTGGGTGTTTGTTGGcgctctctcttttgcttaatttCAATCCTACCGgtccaaataaaattgttttagctgtcatctctcatttattaatcttttgttttgaattttttttttgggtgtcaATTTGTTCTATggaagtatattaatatatcttgttttgcttgattttgaaCTCTTATGGTTGGAGACAGaatggtttgaatttagagataaattgaaatgagttaagatagtttataaatagtagagttaaaattgaattatttgttatattttgtgtaaaaatttaaaaaaataataacaaaaaaaataaaacgagacCAGATTGAGATGGGTTGATATACAAACCTATAACACGAACTGCAGAGCGATCAGATCCCAAGTTTTTTTTCATTAGAAAATTGTTGGAATCTGTTCACAAAAGGCGTGCAAGTCATGGCAACAAGAAACGAAGTAAAGAATTCAAAGGAAGTAGGGAGATTAGCTTGCACTGAGTCAAAACCTGTAAGTCGATTAGACTTTTGCCTTTATTCGATGACAACCTCATTAATCTGGACAATGTCAATAATTGAGGGCTTCAGCTTTCAGATGATACCgattaggggaaaaaaaacaaaaaaatccacgcaaaattttataatatatttcattttacagatatttttgtaaagggatattatttttataaaatattttatcaaaatattttttattttaaaatataattatttaatgaattgtgaaaaataatatgtgtttataattttttaaagaaaaatactattctaCCAAGACATTCCACCAAGAGTGGGTcccaactaatatttttttacttaataattaagtaattaatttttaccaTGTCTGGAGAATTCTTCAGAAGGAATCTCAATCGCTGTAGTGCTGCCCAGTGCCCCCTAGGAAAATGCTCAAGCCACTAATAAATTATCTCGAAAGTTTgtaccaatttgatttttttttactcaatagttaagtaatgtattttaataaatttgtgaatctgttttataaatatttaaaatgatttaaaaaatacttgaaaaaaaaacacacaaaataaaaagtgcaTTTTACACTTATTGGTGAGAACTCTCAATGCCCCCTTTGAAGTTCTCTAATgattggtttggatagagatgttctatctcatcttatctcatttcaatattcaaatatcacaaatataaatatttttcaatttcaaatttttaatttttcatctaattattatctaattattaaaattttctaaacttttaaacaaaatataaaagcaattcaactttttcaaattctaaaatataaataatatgaaaacaaattatgttctaataatattttaactttataatatttttattcaattttttgtcttttattttccaaaaccagcCCCAAAGCTTTGTacaagttcaaataaaaaaaaaaaaaaaaattcttcttcatgcTTAAATTTGGAAGATGTCTTTGTACCACACAATCCTTATATACTCTAATTtaatctttaaatctaaaatttatttattaaatcaaattattttacgaTAATAAAGTGTGATATAAAattcttcaaatataattaGGTTCCATTTAGATTTGGaaagtgttttatttcatctcatcattaaatttttatcaaatttacacacaaaatataataaataattaaattttttcaaatctcaaaataataataattttaaaatttacacacaaaGGAGGTATTTGATATGTCAATTTTCTGACTAGAGacattatctaaatttgaataGTTTTTTATCGAAAGTCATCtggaattatttgttttttaaagaaatgaactcattataaaaagggtaaaatatttttaattagttctcatgtttattaaaagaattagtCATATGGGTGTTTGTTGGCACTCGCCCATCTGTCATTCAGTTTGGTTGGTTAGTTGGTGTTTGTTGGCACTCTCCCATCTACCAgtccaaataaaacatttttagctgtcatctctcatttattaatcttttgttttgaatttttttttggcgTCAATTTGGCCTATgggtgtatattaatatatcttgttttgcttgattttgacCTCCTATAGTTGGAGACCAGTGGTTTGAAAttagagatgaattaaaatgagttaaaaaaatttataaataatagaataaaagttaaattatttattatattttgtgtggaaatttaagaaaattattatgaaatttgataaagttgaattatttattatattttgtataagaatttgataAGGTTGTAttgataagatgagtttaggtagattttgaatgcaaatgacTTATTCCTCGCCCCCTAAatcatgctacttttattgttattttttaaaattgaaaaatgtcaaatattatatccttttgtattttcgtgtcaaagaaggaagaaggtaTTTATTTGGTGAAGGATATTGAGATGCTTGCGGCCTTAAGGGCTTTACAGATCATTCACCATATGGGAATCTCTCACTAAATACTTGAGGGAGATTCTCTTATTGTTGTTGAAGCTATTCGATCAAGCCAATAACAAAAGTTTAGCTAG from Juglans regia cultivar Chandler chromosome 4, Walnut 2.0, whole genome shotgun sequence encodes:
- the LOC118348204 gene encoding disease resistance protein RGA2-like; the encoded protein is MADLASSLASSLLKKLGSLVYQELYLAWGVQSDLHKLESTISILKIVLLDAEDKQANNPMLSIWLGRLKNILYVAEDVVDELEYEALRKQAITTYGSAMAKVCHFFCSFMALSSRLKLAHKIKDIRERLDEINADKVQFNLTERHEEVHVNPLWREKTHSFIDPSTVFSRDGDKEEIKKSLMHPNPTRNLNIIAIVGLGGMGKTTLAKVVYNDESVVKHFQLRMWVCVPENFNVTRLVKDILKSAGGRVDKNSSNEDTLQTSLRELLKDKRFLLVLDDVWNENRNKWTELRDLLNGGSHGSVIVVTTRSHRVSSVLDPVYTHSVEGLSKEESLSLFVKCAFKEGEDKLYPNLLPIADEIVKKCKGVPLALKSLGGLLYSKVDESEWELVRGNEIWELEENEGGILPALQLSYNQMPIHLKRCFAYCVNFPKDYDFSNILLIEQWVAHGLIIQMSPNKKQELEDIAELYIKELMSICFFQLDLQENLFGMYSFKMHDLVHDLVLSIGHEEWSEIDSDNKDMASTVRHLSISSSSQQVSKFSNKLTNVRSIMYRNEPHVSSVEACISRFKSLRLLTIPYSDFENLPSSIGTRKHLY